The following are encoded together in the Nocardioides thalensis genome:
- a CDS encoding PhoH family protein: protein MATTKSQSRSAKSRTAAQRRTYVLDTSVLLADPGAMRRFAEHEVVLPVVVITELEGKRNHPELGYFARSALRILDEMRVSHGRLDEAVPVGDEGGTLRVELNHTDAESLPSGFRLGDNDTRILAVARNLANEGNDVTLVSKDLPLRIKASAVGLEAEEYRGESISDSDTGYSGMEELEVAAADLDELYDDGTLDLGAARDLPCHTGLVLLSERGTALGRVGPDKLVHLVRGDREAFGIHGRSAEQRIALEMLLDPEVGIVSLGGRAGTGKSALALCAGLEAVMERQQHKKVVVFRPLFAVGGQELGYLPGSESEKMSPWGQAVFDTLGALTSRDVVDEILDRGMLEVLPLTHIRGRSLHDSFVIVDEAQSLERNVLLTVLSRIGANSKVVLTHDVAQRDNLRVGRHDGIVAVVEKLKGHPLFSHVTLTRSERSPIAALVTEMLENVVV, encoded by the coding sequence GTGGCAACCACGAAGTCCCAGTCCCGCTCCGCCAAGTCGCGCACCGCGGCGCAGCGCCGTACCTACGTCCTCGACACCAGCGTCCTGCTGGCCGACCCGGGGGCGATGCGGCGGTTCGCCGAGCACGAGGTGGTGCTGCCGGTCGTCGTGATCACCGAGCTCGAGGGGAAGCGCAACCACCCCGAGCTCGGCTACTTCGCGCGCAGTGCGCTGCGGATCCTCGACGAGATGCGGGTCAGCCACGGACGCCTCGACGAGGCCGTGCCCGTCGGCGACGAGGGCGGCACGCTCCGGGTCGAGCTCAACCACACCGACGCCGAGTCGCTGCCGTCCGGCTTCCGGCTCGGCGACAACGACACCCGGATCCTCGCCGTCGCCCGCAACCTCGCCAACGAGGGCAACGACGTCACCCTGGTCTCCAAGGACCTCCCGCTGCGCATCAAGGCCTCGGCCGTCGGCCTCGAGGCCGAGGAGTACCGCGGCGAGTCGATCTCCGACTCCGACACCGGCTACTCCGGGATGGAGGAGCTCGAGGTGGCGGCCGCCGACCTCGACGAGCTCTACGACGACGGCACGCTCGACCTCGGCGCCGCCCGCGACCTCCCGTGCCACACCGGCCTGGTGCTGCTCTCCGAGCGGGGTACGGCGCTGGGCCGCGTCGGTCCCGACAAACTGGTCCACCTGGTCCGCGGCGACCGCGAGGCGTTCGGCATCCACGGCCGCAGCGCCGAGCAGCGGATCGCGCTGGAGATGCTGCTCGACCCCGAGGTCGGCATCGTCTCGCTCGGTGGCCGCGCCGGCACCGGCAAGTCCGCGCTCGCGCTGTGCGCGGGCCTCGAGGCCGTGATGGAGCGTCAGCAGCACAAGAAGGTCGTGGTCTTCCGGCCGCTGTTCGCGGTGGGCGGCCAGGAGCTGGGCTACCTGCCGGGGTCGGAGTCGGAGAAGATGTCGCCCTGGGGGCAGGCGGTGTTCGACACCCTGGGCGCGCTCACCTCGCGCGACGTCGTCGACGAGATCCTCGACCGCGGGATGCTCGAGGTGCTGCCACTCACCCACATCCGCGGTCGCTCGCTGCACGACTCGTTCGTGATCGTCGACGAGGCGCAGTCGCTGGAGCGCAACGTGCTGCTCACGGTGCTGTCGCGGATCGGGGCGAACTCCAAGGTCGTGCTCACCCACGACGTCGCGCAGCGCGACAACCTGCGGGTGGGGCGGCACGACGGGATCGTGGCCGTGGTGGAGAAGCTGAAGGGGCACCCGCTGTTCTCGCACGTCACGCTCACGCGGTCGGAGCGGTCGCCGATCGCGGCTCTGGTGACGGAGATGTTGGAGAACGTGGTCGTGTAG
- a CDS encoding tetratricopeptide repeat protein — translation MHPSDLWDFDDPAGSEQRFRAAADDAQGPARDVLLTQVARALGLQERYDAAHALLDGLDPASSPEVAVRVLLERGRLLRSAGDPDGARTVFEEAVRRAQAVGLDELHVDALHMVALVAAPEEQVAIAEAALALARSNTDPRARDWDASLLNNVGMTHADAEDWPAALAAFEEALAARERIGDDGRTRVARWMVAWALRNLGRNDEAFEMQTALKAELEAIGEEDPYVDEELEILRSGGSTGR, via the coding sequence GTGCACCCCTCGGACCTGTGGGACTTCGACGATCCGGCCGGCTCGGAGCAGCGGTTCCGCGCCGCCGCCGACGACGCGCAGGGCCCGGCGCGCGACGTGCTGCTGACACAGGTGGCGCGGGCCCTCGGCCTCCAGGAGCGGTACGACGCCGCGCACGCGCTGCTCGACGGGCTCGACCCCGCGTCGTCGCCCGAGGTCGCCGTACGAGTGCTGCTCGAGCGGGGCCGGTTGCTGCGGTCCGCGGGCGACCCCGACGGCGCGCGGACGGTGTTCGAAGAGGCCGTACGGCGCGCGCAGGCCGTCGGGCTCGACGAGCTGCACGTCGACGCGCTCCACATGGTGGCGCTGGTCGCCGCGCCGGAGGAGCAGGTCGCGATCGCGGAGGCGGCGCTCGCCCTCGCGCGGTCGAACACCGATCCGCGCGCCCGTGACTGGGACGCCTCCCTGCTCAACAACGTCGGGATGACCCACGCCGACGCCGAGGACTGGCCGGCCGCCCTCGCGGCGTTCGAGGAGGCGCTCGCCGCGCGGGAGCGGATCGGCGACGACGGCCGCACCCGCGTCGCCCGCTGGATGGTCGCGTGGGCGCTGCGCAACCTCGGCCGGAACGACGAAGCGTTCGAGATGCAGACCGCGCTGAAGGCAGAGCTGGAGGCGATCGGCGAGGAGGACCCCTACGTCGACGAGGAGCTGGAGATCCTCAGGTCCGGCGGTAGCACAGGTCGGTGA
- the trmB gene encoding tRNA (guanosine(46)-N7)-methyltransferase TrmB translates to MNDERTPPARPHLKLTEDGRRMREVLSYSRRGSRFTPLQAEAWAAHSEAWVIPDEAVDDPSFSLDAWFGRTAQERDGLIVEIGPGVGEATGPLAAARPTYDVLAFEVWRPGVASALARVAEAGATNVRFCGVDAAWSLEHLLGPGSIAELWTFFPDPWHKTRHHKRRLVNARFAALVADRLRPGGVWRLATDWADYAEQMVEVLDAEPALEGGVVERWAERPVTKFERKGVEKGRQITDLCYRRT, encoded by the coding sequence ATGAACGATGAACGCACGCCTCCCGCGCGCCCCCACCTCAAACTCACCGAGGACGGCCGGCGGATGCGGGAGGTGCTCAGCTACTCCCGCCGCGGCAGCCGGTTCACGCCGCTCCAGGCGGAGGCCTGGGCGGCGCACAGCGAGGCGTGGGTGATCCCCGACGAGGCGGTCGACGACCCGTCGTTCTCGCTCGACGCCTGGTTCGGCCGTACGGCGCAGGAGCGCGACGGGCTGATCGTCGAGATCGGCCCCGGCGTAGGCGAGGCCACCGGGCCGCTCGCCGCCGCGCGGCCGACGTACGACGTGCTGGCCTTCGAGGTCTGGCGGCCCGGCGTGGCCTCGGCCCTGGCCCGGGTCGCCGAGGCCGGCGCGACCAACGTGCGCTTCTGCGGCGTCGACGCCGCGTGGTCGCTGGAGCACCTACTGGGGCCGGGGAGCATCGCCGAGCTGTGGACGTTCTTCCCCGACCCGTGGCACAAGACCCGCCACCACAAGCGGCGCCTGGTCAACGCCCGGTTCGCCGCGTTGGTCGCCGACCGGCTGCGGCCCGGTGGCGTGTGGCGGCTGGCCACGGACTGGGCCGACTACGCCGAGCAGATGGTCGAGGTCCTCGACGCCGAGCCCGCACTCGAGGGCGGCGTCGTGGAGCGGTGGGCCGAGCGTCCGGTCACGAAGTTCGAGCGCAAGGGCGTCGAGAAGGGCCGGCAGATCACCGACCTGTGCTACCGCCGGACCTGA
- the tuf gene encoding elongation factor Tu, with protein sequence MAKAKFERTKPHVNIGTIGHIDHGKTTLTAAISKVLHDKYPDLNEASPFDSIDKAPEERQRGITISIAHIEYQTEARHYAHVDCPGHADYIKNMITGAAQMDGAILVVAATDGPMPQTREHVLLARQVGVPALVVALNKCDMVDDEELIELVEMEVRELLSEYEFPGDDVPVVRVAAFPALNGDQKWADSIAELMTAVDEYIPQPERETDKPFLMPVEDVFTITGRGTVITGRIERGIVRVNEEVEIVGIRETSQKTTVTGVEMFRKLLDEGQAGENVGLLLRGTKREDVERGMVVIKPGTTTPHTNFEASVYILSKDEGGRHTPFFNNYRPQFYFRTTDVTGVVTLPEGTEMVMPGDNTEMSVELIQPIAMDEGLRFAIREGGRTVGAGRVTKITK encoded by the coding sequence GTGGCTAAGGCGAAGTTCGAGCGGACCAAGCCGCACGTGAACATCGGCACGATCGGTCACATCGACCACGGCAAGACCACGCTGACCGCGGCGATCTCGAAGGTCCTGCACGACAAGTACCCGGACCTCAACGAGGCGTCGCCGTTCGACTCGATCGACAAGGCTCCCGAGGAGCGGCAGCGCGGTATCACCATCTCGATCGCGCACATCGAGTACCAGACCGAGGCGCGCCACTACGCGCACGTCGACTGCCCCGGTCACGCGGACTACATCAAGAACATGATCACCGGTGCCGCGCAGATGGACGGCGCGATCCTGGTGGTTGCCGCGACCGACGGCCCGATGCCGCAGACCCGTGAGCACGTGCTGCTCGCCCGCCAGGTCGGCGTGCCGGCCCTGGTCGTGGCGCTCAACAAGTGCGACATGGTCGACGACGAGGAGCTCATCGAGCTCGTCGAGATGGAGGTGCGCGAGCTCCTCTCCGAGTACGAGTTCCCGGGCGACGACGTCCCCGTCGTGCGCGTGGCCGCCTTCCCGGCGCTCAACGGCGACCAGAAGTGGGCCGACTCGATCGCCGAGCTCATGACCGCGGTCGACGAGTACATCCCGCAGCCGGAGCGCGAGACCGACAAGCCGTTCCTCATGCCCGTCGAGGACGTCTTCACGATCACCGGTCGCGGCACGGTCATCACCGGCCGCATCGAGCGGGGCATCGTGCGGGTCAACGAGGAGGTCGAGATCGTCGGCATCCGCGAGACCTCGCAGAAGACCACCGTCACCGGTGTCGAGATGTTCCGCAAGCTCCTCGACGAGGGCCAGGCCGGTGAGAACGTCGGTCTCCTCCTCCGCGGCACCAAGCGCGAGGACGTCGAGCGCGGCATGGTCGTGATCAAGCCGGGCACGACCACCCCGCACACCAACTTCGAGGCCTCGGTCTACATCCTCTCGAAGGACGAGGGCGGCCGTCACACGCCGTTCTTCAACAACTACCGCCCGCAGTTCTACTTCCGCACGACGGACGTGACCGGCGTCGTTACCCTCCCCGAGGGCACCGAGATGGTCATGCCGGGTGACAACACCGAGATGTCGGTCGAGCTCATCCAGCCCATCGCGATGGACGAGGGCCTGCGGTTCGCGATCCGTGAGGGTGGCCGCACCGTCGGCGCCGGCCGGGTCACGAAGATTACGAAGTAG
- the fusA gene encoding elongation factor G produces the protein MAVDITTDLNVVRNIGIMAHIDAGKTTTTERILFYTGISYKIGEVHEGAATMDWMEQEQERGITITSAATTCWWKNHQINIIDTPGHVDFTVEVERSLRVLDGAVAVFDGVAGVEPQSMTVWRQANKYAVPRMCFVNKLDRTGADFYKVVDSIVDKLNSTPLVLQLPIGAESDFIGVVDLVEMNAKVWRGETAQGEDYVVEEIPADLVEKAAEWREKLVETLAEADDDIMEVYLEDGDVFDVPTLKAAIRRATLADKLNPILTGTAFKNKGVQPLLDAIVDYLPSPLDVEAIVGHKPGADETEENEVKRKPSDDEPLAALAFKIAADPHLGKLTFIRVYSGKLEAGATVLNTSNGRKERIGKVYQMHANKREEIASVGAGQIVAVMGLKDTRTGHTLSDSNQQVVLESMTFPAPVIEVAIEPKTKSDQEKLGVAIQRLAEEDPTFTVKTDEETGQTIIAGMGELHLEVLVDRMKREFRVEATVGKPQVAYRETIRGTVSNHSYTHKKQTGGSGQFAKVVISLEPNIDPETGTGAGYEFVNNVTGGRVPKEYIPSVDNGGQEAMEFGVLAGYPMVDVKFTLEDGAYHDVDSSELAFKIAGLQSFKEAARMAKPVLLEPMFAVEVTTPESFLGTVIGDINSRRGQIRAQEERHGDLVVSALVPLSEMFGYVGDLRSKTSGQASYSMEFDSYAEVPTNVADEIIKKARGE, from the coding sequence GTGGCAGTCGACATCACGACGGACCTCAACGTCGTCCGCAACATCGGCATCATGGCGCACATCGACGCCGGCAAGACCACCACCACCGAGCGCATCCTGTTCTACACCGGTATCTCGTACAAGATCGGTGAGGTCCACGAGGGCGCGGCCACCATGGACTGGATGGAGCAGGAGCAGGAGCGCGGCATCACGATCACGTCGGCCGCGACGACCTGCTGGTGGAAGAACCACCAGATCAACATCATCGACACCCCGGGCCACGTCGACTTCACCGTCGAGGTGGAGCGCTCGCTGCGCGTCCTCGACGGTGCCGTCGCCGTCTTCGACGGCGTGGCCGGCGTCGAGCCGCAGTCGATGACCGTGTGGCGCCAGGCCAACAAGTACGCCGTCCCGCGGATGTGCTTCGTCAACAAGCTCGACCGCACCGGCGCCGACTTCTACAAGGTCGTCGACTCCATCGTCGACAAGCTCAACTCGACCCCGCTGGTCCTCCAGCTCCCGATCGGCGCCGAGTCCGACTTCATCGGCGTCGTCGACCTGGTCGAGATGAACGCGAAGGTCTGGCGCGGTGAGACCGCCCAGGGCGAGGACTACGTCGTCGAGGAGATTCCGGCCGACCTGGTCGAGAAGGCCGCCGAGTGGCGCGAGAAGCTCGTCGAGACCCTCGCCGAGGCCGACGACGACATCATGGAGGTCTACCTCGAGGACGGCGACGTCTTCGACGTGCCGACCCTGAAGGCCGCCATCCGCCGCGCGACCCTCGCCGACAAGCTCAACCCGATCCTCACCGGCACCGCGTTCAAGAACAAGGGCGTGCAGCCCCTGCTCGACGCGATCGTCGACTACCTCCCCTCGCCGCTCGACGTCGAGGCGATCGTCGGCCACAAGCCGGGTGCCGACGAGACCGAGGAGAACGAGGTCAAGCGGAAGCCGTCCGACGACGAGCCTCTCGCCGCGCTCGCGTTCAAGATCGCGGCCGACCCGCACCTCGGCAAGCTGACGTTCATCCGCGTCTACTCCGGCAAGCTCGAGGCGGGCGCCACGGTGCTCAACACCTCGAACGGCCGCAAGGAGCGGATCGGCAAGGTCTACCAGATGCACGCCAACAAGCGTGAGGAGATCGCGTCGGTCGGCGCCGGCCAGATCGTCGCCGTCATGGGCCTCAAGGACACCCGGACGGGCCACACGCTCTCCGACTCCAACCAGCAGGTCGTGCTGGAGTCGATGACGTTCCCCGCCCCGGTGATCGAGGTCGCCATCGAGCCGAAGACCAAGAGCGACCAGGAGAAGCTCGGCGTCGCGATCCAGCGGCTCGCCGAGGAGGACCCGACCTTCACCGTCAAGACCGACGAGGAGACGGGCCAGACCATCATCGCGGGCATGGGCGAGCTCCACCTGGAGGTCCTCGTCGACCGGATGAAGCGCGAGTTCCGCGTCGAGGCGACCGTCGGCAAGCCGCAGGTCGCCTACCGCGAGACCATCCGCGGCACGGTCTCCAACCACTCCTACACCCACAAGAAGCAGACGGGTGGCTCGGGTCAGTTCGCGAAGGTCGTCATCTCGCTGGAGCCGAACATCGACCCCGAGACCGGCACCGGCGCGGGCTACGAGTTCGTCAACAACGTCACCGGTGGTCGCGTGCCGAAGGAGTACATCCCCTCGGTCGACAACGGTGGCCAGGAGGCCATGGAGTTCGGCGTGCTCGCCGGCTACCCGATGGTCGACGTGAAGTTCACCCTCGAGGACGGCGCCTACCACGACGTCGACTCGTCCGAGCTCGCGTTCAAGATCGCCGGCCTGCAGTCCTTCAAGGAGGCAGCCCGGATGGCCAAGCCGGTCCTGCTGGAGCCGATGTTCGCCGTCGAGGTCACCACGCCGGAGAGCTTCCTCGGCACCGTGATCGGCGACATCAACTCCCGCCGTGGCCAGATCCGCGCGCAGGAGGAGCGTCACGGCGACCTGGTCGTCAGCGCCCTTGTGCCGCTGTCAGAGATGTTCGGGTACGTTGGCGACCTGAGGTCCAAGACCTCCGGCCAGGCCTCGTACTCGATGGAGTTCGACTCGTACGCCGAGGTTCCCACGAACGTCGCCGACGAGATCATCAAGAAGGCGCGCGGCGAGTAG
- the rpsG gene encoding 30S ribosomal protein S7, giving the protein MPRKGPAPKRPIDIDPVYGSQLVSQLVSKVLQDGKKQVAQRIVYSALEGTRDKTGADPVITLKRALDNVRPAIEVKSRRVGGATYQVPIEVKGNRGTTLALRWLVGYAQERREKTMAERLMNEILDASNGLGAAVKKREDTHKMAESNKAFAHYRW; this is encoded by the coding sequence ATGCCTCGCAAGGGTCCCGCGCCGAAGCGCCCCATCGACATCGACCCGGTCTACGGGTCCCAGCTCGTCAGCCAGCTGGTCTCCAAGGTCCTCCAGGACGGCAAGAAGCAGGTCGCCCAGCGGATCGTCTACTCCGCCCTCGAGGGCACCCGTGACAAGACCGGTGCCGACCCGGTGATCACCCTCAAGCGCGCGCTGGACAACGTCCGCCCCGCGATCGAGGTCAAGTCCCGCCGCGTCGGTGGTGCGACCTACCAGGTCCCGATCGAGGTCAAGGGCAACCGCGGCACCACGCTCGCGCTGCGCTGGCTCGTCGGCTACGCCCAGGAGCGGCGTGAGAAGACCATGGCCGAGCGCCTCATGAACGAGATCCTCGACGCCTCCAACGGCCTCGGTGCGGCCGTCAAGAAGCGCGAGGACACCCACAAGATGGCCGAGTCCAACAAGGCCTTCGCCCACTACCGCTGGTGA
- the rpsL gene encoding 30S ribosomal protein S12, producing MPTINQLVRKGRQDKVSKNKTPALKGSPQRRGVCTRVYTTTPKKPNSALRKVARVRLSSGVEVTAYIPGEGHNLQEHSIVLVRGGRVKDLPGVRYKVIRGALDTQAVKNRKQARSRYGAKKEK from the coding sequence GTGCCCACCATCAACCAGTTGGTCCGCAAGGGCCGCCAGGACAAGGTGTCCAAGAACAAGACGCCTGCCCTGAAGGGTTCGCCCCAGCGTCGCGGTGTGTGCACCCGCGTCTACACCACCACCCCGAAGAAGCCGAACTCCGCCCTCCGGAAGGTCGCCCGTGTGCGCCTCTCCTCCGGCGTCGAGGTCACCGCTTACATCCCGGGTGAGGGTCACAACCTCCAGGAGCACTCGATCGTGCTCGTCCGCGGCGGTCGTGTGAAGGACCTGCCCGGTGTCCGCTACAAGGTCATCCGCGGTGCGCTCGACACCCAGGCCGTGAAGAACCGTAAGCAGGCGCGCAGCCGCTACGGCGCGAAGAAGGAGAAGTAA
- a CDS encoding MFS transporter → MATSPTFRSLSHRNYRRYFVASIVSNVGTWMQRVAQDWLVLSIPGNGGAELGITTGLQFLPILLLSPYAGVVADRFPKRRLLQITQATMALAALLLGVVAVAGEARTEYVYALAFAFGVGAAFDAPARQSFVSEMVGQDDVTNAVSLNSAAFNTARIAGPALAGLLIGLLGGGMTATGWVILANAVSYFAVIVQLERMDTAALHSPRPAGCRPGMLLEGVRYLAGQPKMLMILVVVFFAGTFGMNFQMTSALMATEEFGKGAGEFGLLGSALAVGSLTGALLAAGRTRVRMRLLLAAGVAFGVAEIVAGLLPSYVAFMLFSPLIGFSTITLLNSANSTLQVESDPELRGRVMAIYMTIVMGGTPLGAPVIGWIGETYGARWTLIVGGSLVLLGVLLALVVRAAAERRVAAAEHRPEPAVARFGT, encoded by the coding sequence ATAGCCACGAGCCCGACCTTCCGCTCCCTCTCCCACCGCAACTACCGGCGCTACTTCGTCGCCAGCATCGTCTCGAACGTCGGGACCTGGATGCAGCGCGTCGCCCAGGACTGGCTGGTCCTCTCGATCCCCGGCAACGGCGGTGCCGAGCTCGGCATCACGACCGGCCTCCAGTTCCTCCCGATCCTGCTCCTCTCGCCGTACGCCGGCGTGGTCGCCGACCGCTTCCCGAAGCGCCGGCTGCTGCAGATCACCCAGGCGACCATGGCGCTCGCCGCCCTCCTGCTCGGCGTGGTCGCCGTCGCGGGGGAGGCGAGGACCGAGTACGTCTACGCCCTCGCGTTCGCCTTCGGCGTCGGCGCCGCCTTCGACGCGCCCGCCCGGCAGTCGTTCGTGTCCGAGATGGTCGGGCAGGACGACGTCACCAACGCCGTGAGCCTCAACTCCGCGGCGTTCAACACCGCCCGCATCGCCGGCCCGGCGTTGGCCGGCCTCCTGATCGGGCTGCTCGGCGGCGGCATGACCGCCACCGGCTGGGTGATCCTCGCCAACGCCGTGTCCTACTTCGCCGTGATCGTCCAGCTCGAGCGGATGGACACCGCGGCGCTCCACTCGCCGCGGCCGGCGGGGTGCCGCCCCGGGATGCTGCTCGAGGGCGTGCGCTACCTCGCCGGGCAGCCGAAGATGCTGATGATCCTCGTCGTCGTGTTCTTCGCCGGCACGTTCGGCATGAACTTCCAGATGACCTCCGCGCTGATGGCCACCGAGGAGTTCGGCAAGGGCGCGGGCGAGTTCGGTCTCCTCGGCTCCGCGCTCGCGGTCGGCTCGCTCACCGGCGCCCTCCTGGCCGCCGGTCGCACCCGGGTGCGCATGCGGCTGCTGCTCGCCGCAGGGGTCGCGTTCGGCGTCGCCGAGATCGTCGCGGGCCTGCTGCCGTCGTACGTCGCCTTCATGCTGTTCAGCCCGCTGATCGGCTTCAGCACGATCACGCTCCTCAACTCGGCGAACTCCACGCTCCAGGTCGAGTCCGACCCCGAGCTGCGCGGCCGGGTGATGGCGATCTACATGACGATCGTCATGGGCGGGACCCCGCTCGGAGCGCCCGTGATCGGCTGGATCGGGGAGACGTACGGCGCCCGCTGGACGCTGATCGTCGGCGGCTCGCTGGTGCTGCTCGGGGTGCTACTGGCGCTCGTCGTCCGGGCCGCCGCCGAACGGCGTGTCGCCGCGGCGGAACACCGTCCCGAGCCCGCCGTTGCGCGATTTGGCACCTGA
- a CDS encoding solute carrier family 23 protein, with protein MSTSTTPAGANPLDRFFRIGERGSTVGREVRGGVVTFFTMAYIVVLNPLILGFAQDVDGQFLGGGSEPNLAAIAAGTALVAGVLTILMGVVANYPLALATGLGLNAFVAFSIASQMTWADAMGLVVMEGLIILVLVLTGFRVAVFKAVPAQLKIAISVGIGLFIALIGFVDAGVVTRIPDIANTTVPVQFGADGNLDGWPVLIFLVGLLLMLALWARNVRGAILISIVVMTAAAFVVEAIGDDLGWALTVPAWPDDAWSAPDFGTLGEFSLLGSWENAGVVTVLLLVFSLLLADFFDTMGTMTAIGAEANLLDEEGMPPHTQRILVVDSIAAAAGGAAGVSSNTSYIESASGVGEGARTGLASVVTGVLFLLTIFLAPFVAMIPSEAAVPALVLVGFLMMQQVTGIAWDDVEIAIPAFLTIVLMPFTYSITVGIGAGFVAYTFLKIVRGKAAQLHPLMWVVAGLFVVYFAIDPLTRLLT; from the coding sequence GTGAGCACCTCCACCACACCCGCGGGCGCGAACCCACTGGACCGCTTCTTCCGGATCGGGGAGCGTGGCTCCACCGTCGGACGTGAGGTCCGCGGTGGCGTCGTCACGTTCTTCACGATGGCCTACATCGTCGTCCTCAACCCGCTGATCCTCGGCTTCGCCCAGGACGTCGACGGGCAGTTCCTCGGCGGCGGCTCCGAGCCCAACCTCGCCGCGATCGCCGCCGGTACGGCGCTGGTGGCCGGCGTGCTGACGATCCTCATGGGGGTCGTGGCCAACTACCCGCTCGCGCTGGCGACAGGCCTCGGGCTCAACGCGTTCGTCGCGTTCAGCATCGCGAGCCAGATGACCTGGGCCGACGCGATGGGCCTGGTGGTGATGGAGGGCCTGATCATCCTGGTGCTGGTCCTCACCGGCTTCCGGGTGGCGGTGTTCAAGGCCGTGCCCGCGCAGCTCAAGATCGCGATCTCGGTGGGCATCGGTCTCTTCATCGCCCTGATCGGCTTCGTCGACGCCGGCGTCGTCACCCGGATCCCCGACATCGCCAACACCACGGTCCCGGTCCAGTTCGGCGCCGACGGCAACCTCGACGGGTGGCCGGTGCTGATCTTCCTCGTCGGCCTCCTGCTGATGCTGGCCCTGTGGGCCCGCAACGTGCGCGGCGCGATCCTGATCTCGATCGTGGTGATGACCGCCGCGGCGTTCGTCGTGGAGGCGATCGGCGACGACCTCGGCTGGGCGCTCACCGTCCCGGCCTGGCCCGACGACGCGTGGTCGGCGCCCGACTTCGGAACGCTCGGCGAGTTCAGCCTGCTCGGCTCGTGGGAGAACGCCGGCGTCGTCACGGTGCTGCTCCTCGTCTTCTCGCTGCTGCTCGCCGACTTCTTCGACACCATGGGCACGATGACCGCGATCGGCGCGGAGGCCAACCTCCTCGACGAGGAGGGGATGCCGCCCCACACGCAGCGGATCCTGGTGGTCGACTCGATCGCGGCCGCCGCGGGCGGTGCCGCCGGCGTCTCGTCGAACACGTCCTACATCGAGTCGGCCTCGGGCGTCGGCGAGGGCGCCCGCACCGGGCTGGCGTCGGTCGTGACCGGCGTGCTGTTCCTGCTGACGATCTTCCTCGCGCCGTTCGTCGCGATGATCCCGTCCGAGGCGGCCGTCCCGGCGCTCGTGCTCGTCGGCTTCCTGATGATGCAGCAGGTCACCGGCATCGCCTGGGACGACGTCGAGATCGCCATCCCGGCGTTCCTGACGATCGTGCTGATGCCGTTCACCTACTCGATCACCGTCGGCATCGGCGCCGGGTTCGTGGCGTACACCTTCCTCAAGATCGTCCGTGGGAAGGCCGCCCAGCTGCACCCGCTGATGTGGGTCGTCGCCGGCCTGTTCGTCGTCTACTTCGCGATCGACCCGCTGACGCGCCTGCTGACCTGA
- a CDS encoding DUF2530 domain-containing protein: MELRDEQPMQHEIGNRTYLIAPVEPLDVDGVRTVQVGTGIFFLAFLALLPFYSQLEQSDRLWVLWMCLAGVGLGLLGAEYCKRRRVVRSARDAEREAEIESSE; the protein is encoded by the coding sequence GTGGAATTGCGCGACGAGCAGCCGATGCAGCACGAGATCGGCAACCGGACCTACCTCATCGCGCCCGTGGAGCCCCTCGACGTCGACGGCGTCCGCACGGTGCAGGTCGGCACCGGCATCTTCTTCCTGGCGTTCCTCGCCCTGCTGCCGTTCTACAGCCAGCTCGAGCAGTCCGACCGGCTCTGGGTGCTGTGGATGTGCCTCGCCGGCGTCGGCCTCGGCCTGCTCGGCGCGGAGTACTGCAAGCGGCGCCGAGTCGTCCGCTCCGCCCGTGACGCCGAGCGCGAAGCCGAGATCGAGTCGAGCGAGTAG